The genomic window GTCCAGAAGAAGTTCGATCAGGCCGCCTCGCAGATCGACGAGCTCATGGCCGACGAGACCTTCAAGCGTTATGCCGATCCGCAGTTCGAGAAGGGCGAATTGCTCGACGCCCAGGCCGAAGCCGGCCAGGGATCGTGGGCCGCGGCCGCCGCCCACTGGCAGGATCTCGCCCAGAGACTCGGCCGCGTCAGACCCAAGCCGGAATCTTACTTCGAAGCCTGGTATCGAGCCGCGATCGCCCTGTCGAAACAGAAACAGAATCCCAAGGCCCGCCAGACCCTGACCGCCGTCATGCGGCTCAACCCGACCGTCGGCACGCCCGAGATGAAAGAGAAGTACGAGAGCCTGCTGGCGAAGTTGAAGTGACGTCAGACGCCCCCAACCTTCGAGCGAGTTGACCGAAAGGCCATCCCAGGAGCCACGCCGTGACCCATCCCACCCCTCTTCGCATGGCGATCGTCTTCGCTCTGCTCGCCTCTCCGCTCGCCGCGCGCGGCGACGTGATCAATCTCATCGCCGGCACGACGTTCAAGCAGGGGCAGGGGGGGGCGGTGCGCGGCCAGGTCACGGCCGAATCGCCTTCCGAGGTGGCCGTCTCGCTGGGGAACAGCACGATCAACGTCCCCACCGACCAGATCGAATCCATCGAGTACCAGGGCCAGCCAGCCTCGTTGCAGCTTGCGATTACCAGTGCCGACGCTGGCCGCGCCTCGGACGCGATCACGCAATACCAGAAGGCCGCGACCGAGGCCGCCGGTAAGGCGTTCGTCGTCGAGGCCGCCAAGTTCGGCGAGGCCTCGACCCTGGCCGATCTGGCCCTGACCGAGCCAGAACGAGTGAAGGAGGCGCTGGGCAAGCTCACGGCGTTCATCCAGTCCTACTCCAAGGGACGGCACGTCGTCCCGGCGCGGGTGGCCCTGGCCCGGCTGCAGCTCCACACCGAGGACTACAAGGGGGCCGAGGCGAACATCGCCGAACTGGCCAAGATCCCTCCAGGAGCAAACAACGCCGCCGTCCTCAAGGCCCGCCTTCTGCTGAAGCAAGGAGACGCCAAGGGCGCCGCCGCCGACCTCGACCGCCTCATCGCCGCAGCCTCCGACGAGCCGACTCGCCAGGTCGAGTTAAAGATGGTGAAGGCCGAGGCGCTGATCGCCGCCAGCAAGTACGATGAGGCCGAGTCCCTCGTCCGCCAGGTGATCGCCGCCGCCGCGCCCGACGACGTCCTGATCCAGTCCAAGGCGTACAACACCCTGGGAGACTGCCTCTCAGCGGCGGCCAAGCCCAAGGACGCGCTCCTCGCCTACCTGCACGTCGACCTGCTCTATTCCAAGGACAAGGAGGAGCACCCCCGAGCCCTTCGGCGGATCGAACAGGTCTTCCGGAAGCTCGGCCAACTCCCCCGCGCTGAGGAGTACAGCCAGCGGCTCAAGCAGGAATATCCCAACAGCCCGTGGGCCAAGCAGGCCCAGGGCTGAGTCGACCGGCGGCGGCTACTCGTCCTCCGCATCCTCGCGGCGACGGGCGGCCTCCTGGAAGATGAGGATCGTCCCCGTCAGCCAGAACGCAAATCCAACGGCGACGATCGACCACACCTGGTTCGACGTCATTCCAAACAGGCTGCGCCCCCCGTCCCGTCCGCCGAGCGCAACCGCCGCCAGACCGAACATCTCCATGAGCAAGCCGACGATGCGGACGATCTGACCGATGTTGGCGGGCATGAGGCGGGTCTCGGAACGAAGCGGGAAGACGGCCGACGAGAAACCCATGGGCTGGGTCGCGACCCAGCCCATGGAGTCCACGATCAGATCTTGGGCAACTCGAACCCCTTGCGGGCCTCGCGGGAGAGCAAGGCGTCGGCTTCGGGGTCATTCTTGAAGCGTTCGGCCTCGATGTCCCAGTTGAGCTTGCGGCCGACCCTGTAGGCGATGTTCCCCAGGTGGCAGGTGTTGGTGGAGCGGTGGGCGATCTCAATGTCGCTCGTCGGCTTGGCCCGAGACGCGAGGCAGTCCAGGAAGTTGCGGACGTGCGGCTTCTGGCCGTCGTCCCCCTTCTCCTTGGAAGGTTCGAGGGTGATCTTCCGGTTCTCGCGGGGCCCGTGGACCAGCTTGATGCCGTAGGGCTCGTCGATCTTGTCCGGGATGACCTCGTAGCCCTCGCGGTTCAGCATCAACGTACCGTCGGTGCCGCAGAAGAGGATGCCGTAGCCGTTGCCGTTGAACTTGTAGCCGTTCCCCTTGCGCATCGAGTACGTCAGGGTGGCCGTGGGGAACTCGTAGACGACCTGGAGCGTGTCGGGCGTGTCGCGGTCGTCGTCGGTCGTCTCGATGCCGCCGGTCGCGTAGACGCTGTTCGGGCCCTTGGCGTCGAGCGCCCACAGGACGATATCGTTGAGGTGGACGCCCCAGTCGCTCATCATGCCGCCGGCGTAGTCGGAGAACCAGCGGAAGAGCAGGTGGAAGCGGTTCGGGTTGAACCGCCGCGAAGGCGCGGGGCCGAGCCAACGGTCGTAGTCGACGTACGGCGGGGCCTCCAGCGAGTCGGGGTAGACGCCCATGCCGACGGGGCTGATGTTCTCATAGTTCCAGGTCTGGACCCAGAAAACCTTGCCGAGCTGGCCCGACCGGACGATGTCGACGGCCTTGCCGAAGTGCTTGGAGGAGCGCTGCTGAGTGCCCACGGCGATGATCTTGCCGGTCTTCTTGCCGGCCTCGATCATGGCTCGCCCTTCGGCGACGTTGTGGGCGACGGGCTTCTCGACGTAGACGTCCTTGCCGGCCAGCACGGCGTGGATCGTGGGCAGGGCGTGCCAGTGGTCGGGGGTGGCGATGATGACGGCGTCGATGTCCTTGCGGTCGAGCATCGCGCGATAGTCGCGCATCGTTTCGGGCCGCTCGCACTCCTTGATCTTCTTGATGCGATCGGCCGTATCGCCGGCATGGCGGTCGTCGACGTCGGCGACGGAGACCACGTCGACGTCTTCCTCCTTGAGGAACGTGTCCAGAAGCTGGTTGCCCCGGCTGCCAGGGCCGATGATCCCCAACCGCTTGCGCTCGCTCGGAGCCGCGGCCCCGGACTTGCCGATCGCCGGCGCGGCGAACGCCGAAGCCGCACCGACCGCGACGCCGGCCGTCCCCACGAACCCCCGCCTCGTAATGCTCTCGCTCATGATCGTCGTCCGCCTCGCCTGACGTTGGAAGGGTTTGACCCGTGGCGGACGCCGTCGCTCCGCAGGGTCGCTCCGGTGATCGTACTCCGCTCCGAAGCCGAATGATAGGCCCCGCGCGCCGACGCCTCGAAC from Paludisphaera rhizosphaerae includes these protein-coding regions:
- a CDS encoding tetratricopeptide repeat protein; amino-acid sequence: MTHPTPLRMAIVFALLASPLAARGDVINLIAGTTFKQGQGGAVRGQVTAESPSEVAVSLGNSTINVPTDQIESIEYQGQPASLQLAITSADAGRASDAITQYQKAATEAAGKAFVVEAAKFGEASTLADLALTEPERVKEALGKLTAFIQSYSKGRHVVPARVALARLQLHTEDYKGAEANIAELAKIPPGANNAAVLKARLLLKQGDAKGAAADLDRLIAAASDEPTRQVELKMVKAEALIAASKYDEAESLVRQVIAAAAPDDVLIQSKAYNTLGDCLSAAAKPKDALLAYLHVDLLYSKDKEEHPRALRRIEQVFRKLGQLPRAEEYSQRLKQEYPNSPWAKQAQG
- a CDS encoding Gfo/Idh/MocA family protein, giving the protein MSESITRRGFVGTAGVAVGAASAFAAPAIGKSGAAAPSERKRLGIIGPGSRGNQLLDTFLKEEDVDVVSVADVDDRHAGDTADRIKKIKECERPETMRDYRAMLDRKDIDAVIIATPDHWHALPTIHAVLAGKDVYVEKPVAHNVAEGRAMIEAGKKTGKIIAVGTQQRSSKHFGKAVDIVRSGQLGKVFWVQTWNYENISPVGMGVYPDSLEAPPYVDYDRWLGPAPSRRFNPNRFHLLFRWFSDYAGGMMSDWGVHLNDIVLWALDAKGPNSVYATGGIETTDDDRDTPDTLQVVYEFPTATLTYSMRKGNGYKFNGNGYGILFCGTDGTLMLNREGYEVIPDKIDEPYGIKLVHGPRENRKITLEPSKEKGDDGQKPHVRNFLDCLASRAKPTSDIEIAHRSTNTCHLGNIAYRVGRKLNWDIEAERFKNDPEADALLSREARKGFELPKI